The Dioscorea cayenensis subsp. rotundata cultivar TDr96_F1 chromosome 19, TDr96_F1_v2_PseudoChromosome.rev07_lg8_w22 25.fasta, whole genome shotgun sequence genome includes a window with the following:
- the LOC120250019 gene encoding putative disease resistance protein RGA1 — protein MAMILDAFGGLLADKLVTVLKEQAIMILGVKDELQKLQTRMKTTSLYLKNAEERRINDPAVNGWVTDLKAFMYDAYDVIDFCMIEGTKLLEDDDHLADSTCSAVRCSFSFFSCVHSVPFRHEIANRVKSLNDTLDQILSEKNKFKFEESASNSFQATRRDRGHQSSPLPELDIVGWNIRDDSQELVNLLVSEDEQKCSVFAITGMGGIGKTTLAQVIYNESKIKEGFMQHSWSFVSRDYSSDTDILKGILRNIGKHCEDADATSADLIPMLKDALSGKTFFLVLDDVWKEDVWVNLLRNPVESGAAKIRILITTRDKNVAEKMGAVHIHNVSKLSVDDGWELLCKKIFRNKDAAEMQRLRDVGMKIVEKCDRLPLAIKTVAGVLNTKHRKEEWEKVLNSNTWTRSGLPEKIQAALYLSYEDLPSEIKPCFHHCALRPPGRVLYRENLVREWIAEGFVTAEANASLEDIAEDYYMELLRRSFLHPDPAYVDHSQCTMHDLLRSLALFLAQEESFFGDPKEVKTTAEMRLRRLSISSKEETVSLPNDIIKKNCLRTLMLLKAPPQSLETDIIGKLSHLRVLILNVVKVERVPKNIGDLVLLRLLDLSHTQISELPDSLGNLSNLQFLNIEYCKSLHSLPKSITKLCNLRCLGVDHTPLSHLPKGIGKLKHLNDLRGFLVGNDNYEEGQQEGCSLEELDPLDNLRYLVLNKLERTITCASVLSNKDQLRQLVLNCTSFDKRAHPHSVQEISRIEQVFDELSPPCLDRLVIRNYFGSRYPKWMSPTSISSSLSELTSLHLISCKSWSQLPPLGRLPQLSFLKIHGASEVVSIGPEFLGSGVQDVNVKPPTAFPKLKHVQIRFMPKWEEWSLSRNDNDESSKLVMTCNLQRLNLHECRRLKALPRGLSQVSIQNLYIGYAHRLNVVKDLPALTDQLSLTSNHGLLSISNLPALKNLVVSDCPMLNCVEKLDSLQSLHVVDSKSSNVPQWLITFLQERQLASPGLSRLHLECNVKALKECLKASSGWSVLQHVLHVVAYAEKKSKYLLYTKEPYSYKTNVEE, from the coding sequence ATGGcgatgatcttagatgcttttggGGGGCTACTTGCAGATAAGCTGGTGACCGTTTTGAAAGAGCAAGCGATCATGATACTGGGAGTGAAGGATGAGCTCCAAAAGCTTCAAACAAGGATGAAGACAACTAGCCTTTATCTCAAGAATGCAGAGGAGAGGAGGATCAATGACCCAGCTGTCAATGGATGGGTTACTGATCTAAAAGCTTTCATGTATGATGCTTATGATGTTATTGACTTTTGCATGATTGAAGGTACTAAGCTCTTGGAAGATGATGATCACCTGGCAGATTCAACATGTTCTGCGGTACGTTGCAGTTTTTCATTCTTCTCTTGTGTGCACAGTGTTCCATTTCGGCATGAAATTGCTAACAGAGTTAAGAGTTTGAATGACACTCTAGATCAGATActtagtgaaaaaaataaatttaaatttgaggaGTCTGCATCTAATAGTTTTCAAGCCACTAGACGAGATCGTGGTCATCAGAGTTCTCCCTTGCCTGAATTAGACATTGTGGGATGGAACATCAGAGATGATTCTCAGGAACTTGTTAACTTGTTGGTTAGTGAGGATGAGCAAAAGTGCAGTGTTTTTGCCATTACTGGCATGGGTGGGATAGGCAAGACAACGCTTGCGCAGGTTATATATAATGAATCTAAGATCAAGGAAGGATTTATGCAACATTCTTGGTCTTTTGTTTCAAGAGACTATTCATCAGATACAGACATACTGAAAGGGATCTTAAGAAATATTGGCAAGCATTGTGAAGACGCTGATGCTACAAGTGCTGATTTGATACCAATGCTTAAAGATGCTTTATCTGGGAAGACCTTTTTCCTTGTGTTAGATGATGTATGGAAAGAAGATGTATGGGTTAATTTGCTTAGAAATCCGGTGGAGAGTGGAGCAGCTAAAATTAGGATATTAATTACTACTCGAGACAAAAATGTGGCCGAGAAAATGGGAGCAGTTCATATCCACAATGTCAGCAAATTGTCTGTTGATGATGGCTGGGAATTGCTTTGCAAGAAAATTTTCAGAAACAAAGATGCGGCAGAGATGCAGAGGCTGAGAGATGTTGGGATGAAAATAGTTGAAAAATGTGACCGTCTTCCCCTCGCAATCAAGACTGTTGCCGGTGTTTTGAACACTAAACATCGAAAGGAGGAGTGGGAGAAGGTTCTTAACAGCAACACATGGACAAGGAGTGGGCTTCCGGAAAAGATTCAGGCAGCACTGTACTTGAGCTATGAGGACCTACCGTCTGAAATCAAGCCTTGCTTTCACCATTGTGCCCTACGACCTCCCGGCCGTGTGCTTTATCGTGAAAATCTTGTTCGTGAATGGATTGCTGAAGGTTTTGTGACAGCTGAAGCGAATGCATCATTGGAAGATATTGCAGAGGATTATTATATGGAATTGTTAAGGAGGAGTTTTCTTCATCCAGATCCAGCCTATGTAGACCACAGTCAATGCACAATGCATGATCTGTTGAGAAGTCTCGCTTTGTTTTTGGCACAAGAAGAAAGCTTTTTTGGAGACCCAAAAGAAGTGAAGACAACTGCTGAGATGAGACTGCGCAGACTTTCAATATCAAGCAAAGAAGAGACAGTGAGTCTACCTAATGACATTATTAAGAAGAACTGTCTGAGAACTCTAATGTTACTGAAGGCCCCTCCTCAAAGTTTGGAGACGGACATCATTGGAAAGCTCTCACATCTTCGAGTTTTGATACTTAATGTAGTGAAGGTCGAAAGAGTTCCGAAAAATATCGGAGATTTAGTACTCTTGAGGCTTCTAGATCTTAGCCACACACAAATCAGTGAGCTGCCAGATTCCCTTGGCAACCTTTCAAACTTGCAGTTCTTGAACATTGAATATTGTAAATCTTTACACTCCCTTCCAAAGAGCATTACCAAGTTATGCAACCTAAGGTGTCTTGGTGTTGACCATACTCCTCTGAGTCATCTACCGAAAGGAATTGGCAAACTCAAGCATCTCAATGATCTGAGAGGATTTCTAGTTGGAAATGATAATTATGAAGAAGGGCAGCAAGAGGGATGCAGCTTGGAAGAGCTAGACCCACTTGACAATCTTCGATACCTCGTGCTAAACAAGCTTGAAAGAACGATAACCTGTGCTTCAGTGCTTTCAAACAAAGATCAGTTGCGGCAACTAGTGTTGAATTGTACCAGTTTTGATAAGCGAGCTCACCCACATTCCGTGCAAGAGATAAGCAGAATTGAGCAAGTCTTTGATGAGTTGTCACCTCCATGTCTAGATAGACTAGTAATCAGGAACTACTTTGGTTCTAGATATCCAAAGTGGATGTCACCCACCTCAATTAGTTCTTCTCTTTCTGAACTCACAAGTTTGCATCTTATCAGCTGCAAGTCATGGTCCCAACTTCCCCCTCTTGGTCGACTGCCCCAACTAAGCTTCCTGAAAATTCATGGAGCAAGCGAAGTTGTATCTATTGGGCCTGAATTCCTCGGCAGTGGTGTACAAGATGTGAATGTGAAACCTCCAACTGCCTTTCCTAAGCTTAAGCATGTTCAAATACGTTTCATGCCAAAATGGGAAGAATGGTCACTTTCTAGAAATGACAATGATGAATCAAGCAAACTGGTGATGACTTGTAACTTACAGCGGCTGAACCTTCATGAATGTCGAAGGCTAAAAGCTCTTCCAAGAGGATTAAGTCAGGTCAGTATACAGAATTTATACATTGGATATGCTCACAGACTGAATGTAGTCAAAGACTTGCCTGCCTTGACTGATCAACTGAGTCTCACTAGTAACCATGGCCTTTTAAGCATCTCCAATCTGCCTGCATTGAAAAATTTGGTTGTGTCTGATTGTCCAATGCTCAACTGTGTGGAGAAGCTCGATTCGCTACAATCCCTCCATGTGGTTGACAGCAAAAGCAGTAATGTTCCACAGTGGTTGATCACATTTCTCCAAGAGCGGCAGCTGGCTTCCCCTGGTCTTTCTCGGTTGCATCTGGAGTGCAATGTTAAAGCTCTCAAGGAATGTCTTAAAGCTTCCTCTGGCTGGTCTGTCCTCCAGCATGTGCTGCATGTGGTTGCTTATGCagagaaaaaaagcaagtatCTGTTGTATACCAAGGAACCATATTCTTacaagaccaatgttgaagaatGA